One genomic region from Lycorma delicatula isolate Av1 chromosome 1, ASM4794821v1, whole genome shotgun sequence encodes:
- the LOC142326902 gene encoding uncharacterized protein LOC142326902 has translation MWEEIAIGGSECRTPKEKNKVCISLQNKWQNIKDSYNREKRRLSGVKSGCAAARKIPYVYFNLLSFLNSTNLPITTHSSLELDPQDTPAGPYQKGDCKKRKPHDKVGEN, from the exons ATGTGGGAAGAAATAGCAATTGGTGGCAGCGAATGCAGAACACCaaaggagaaaaataaagtaT GTATCAGTTTACAGAACAAGTGGCAGAACATAAAGGACTCTTACAACAGAGAAAAAAGAAGGTTAAGTGGAGTTAAGAGTGGTTGTGCGGCTGCCAGAAAAATTCCTTAcgtgtattttaatttgttatctttcTTAAATTCCACCAATCTACCAATCACAACTCACTCTAGTTTAGAACTGGACCCGCAAGATACACCTGCAGGACCTTACCAGAAGGGTGATTGCAAAAAAAGAAAGCCGCATGACAAAGTAGGCGAAAACTAA